The DNA segment CAGATAACCACTAAAGATTGAATTTATTGGCATACCTACGCTGTTAAGTATACAGTTATTGCATCATAATTGAAATTTGGCAGAGTTAATGATGGGGTCAACTTGGGATGCCTACCTTAATACACGATTtagaattattaattatgatccACATTTTGAATTTAGAACCATAACGAGTTGGTATTTATCAtggaaatatattattttatttttttttaattctaatatgaTTGCACATGACTCGTGAATCTCGCATGCTATATACGTTTTCAAATTATTGTCCAATGTCCATAGACTCCATACGCATCTTTACAAAATTTGTGAAacttgtaatttttaatattatagatcttttaaaaaaagatatGTAGCACTTGTTAGAGCCTTAAaattaatactaataataaaaattattccaGAGTTTATCCAATACACACCGAAGGATAATGACTACAGATTTCCAcgtcataaaaataatatacatattTTCTATACATGTTCCAAAACAAGTATAAATGTTACTATGTTATTGAACAAATATCGAGTATCTCAATTTCATGCTTCGAATAATATAATATTGTCTTTCTAGAGAGGTCCCAATAAATATGTCGAGGGGGCTGATGATTCCAGCTATGTAATAACTAGTAAATATTCTAAATGatttgaacaaaaaaaaaattttaatagtaTCCATGAATGAGGGGCCTTCAACAATACACTTCTGGTAGGAATTAGAATAGGGCCCGAAATATCTGTGGTCGAAAAGTTTTTGTGGGGCCCAATAAGATATGGTTCCAATCTGGATTCGATATTTACCCAACCCGACAAATGAAACTTCTCTGTCAGCCCAAACGCGTGTTTATTTATTGTCAAAGCTGTAATGGGCCAGCCCATCTAATTTATCTGGGCACATTTTCATTTCTTATTATTCTCGCCCTCCTCGTTGCCACATAAAATCGcagcaaataaaaaatatagttTGAGATTCCGGAATTCATGAAATACAAGAAGCAttatcaaatatatatcaatACCCCTTTTTTCcccataaaattttaaaatgaataGATTAAATTTCTTAAATAATTCTAAAAATGGGCCCTTAATATAGTCCCAGAtactcaaaacatgaataaaaatcttagaaaaattacaaaattggAGTATTATTAGATAGACAAGTAAATTAAATGTGATTAAATGAGTGGTAATAAAAGGGGCCAGGGGTGGTTTGTTATCGGGACGACAGCAATACAACAGACATCCACGGGGCGTACACGTGCGCCTCACGTGCACATCTCTCTAAGGAAAGTAAAATCTCATATTCTTAAATAGTTAAATTATATCAACCTCGGttaaaaaatctttttttttaattaaaaaaggtGAAAAACCCTCAGGGGTAAAATTAACCGTATTTAAAATttcttgttttttaaaaatgtgcAATTAGCCCCATAAAACCATCTCCTATCATATATTTCATGCTCACTATTTGGGGAAAAAATATAAGAATAATCATCATGAGGAAATGTGTTTTAGTGaaatgtatattatattatttaagtttGGGAATTGTTTTTGGATTGGTTGGGAGTGAGCAAGTAAAACCAGAAGAGTTATTATAGGGACAAAGTTCAATATTACTGTTATTTTCAAAACACTATTAAAATAAGTAGTAATTAATAGtaaaagaatttttattgaataattgTGTTTTTGATCGGATGAGCtggtgtgtttttttttaaagaaaataaattgattcattaaattaaaaaaaactcgTACTTAAGAATTAATGAGACATGAATAGTTTTGACTGAATTAAGGAAACGGAATGAGAAAATTACTATAAAACAACAAATATTTCTTAATCTTAATGaggattatttatttatgactTTGGGAGTGAGACGGGACATGTTAGCGATCTTTGTTTGGTCAAATTGaggattatttatttatgactTTTGAGCCAATCCATTTTAAAGCTCCGCCACAAGCTACAGTTGGCAaagttttttgatatttttgctcTGTAATGTCGCACAAAATGTATGCAAGCAGGtcccataaaaaattttagtattaaattactatataatataattcAATTAATGCTGAAGttgataattatatattaatttatcatATCATTATTATACGCACGTACGTATGCATGCATGCTTGGCTTCTAAATCTTAGCACCCACCATGTTTTCTACGAGGTGACCCCTATCTCCTTcgcatatttatatttatatatataaaaatacattTATTCGATCAGatttttattcaaatattatattgataAGGGTTTCCCCAGAACACGTGTATAGCAGGCTTACAACttctatatattttaaattcaaaatttctatTTAGAGATATAAATTGTATTTCTAATTATGAAGTTAATTTGAGGTTGTTGAAATTTGATGTGTGTGGCAACGGTGACAAGTTGGATTTGTATCACTTTTGATGCAGACATTGAAGATTTATGGATGGAGGAAGAACATGTGAAGTGGTAGGCATAGAAGGAGACCAAGTCCCATTGCCAATCTCCCTCTGAGGATTTCTGCCTTTTGTGTAGTCATTTTCTACTTTCACCATCTGTTcatgcaaaacaaaacaacTTTTCTTTTTCCCTCGATATTGAATTTTTGTACGTCGTCAAAGTGAAAACAAAcatataataattgatttttttttatcctcGAGCACTTGCCGCCTTACAAAAAACTATAACTGGTGGTAACAAtgtaactcaaatattttaaaccgtaCATCAGTCCGAATGTTATGGTTCGATCGTATCCATCAAAGATAATTGTTGCATCCCAACAGAACGAACACAAAATATCGCCAGGTATACAAATCGATCAAAGTGCATAAATGCATCGATCAATAGAATACTTATGCCGATTTCGACATGTCAGATATCCCTAAAATACAACGATCTCGGATCTCACAAATTTGTATATGGAAATTGAGGAGCTAATCAAATTTATTAATTAGTTGAAAGAATCAGAAATAAAATTAGTTCCAAGCAAAGGTTGCATAGACATCATTcaatttctttgaaatattcaaACGAAAGTACAAATGTTGTGTTTTTTTATGGGCTGGCCTGTTTGGATTTGAAACTCTTACTGGACCTGATTGAACTAAGTCTAGTAAGAGTTGGATTTTTCAAGATAAAGGTGTATCATTCATCCTTCATTCTTGCCATAATCAAACAAGTGCAAACCACTTTTATGGTttccttttttgttttttgtttttttatttaatggaTAATATATGAATTTGGTCTAGAGCAGGAACTCGGAAGGGAATTGCGCAATGAAGCTAcgcatcatatatttataatattatttactcATAGATAGCtttctttaatttatttagaatAATAAATTCattcttttttaaaatattaataaaatcaaaataatttaaaaaatgcaTAAATGGTTTTAGCTCACTAATTTTTTGTGGGGAgttttatcaaatttaaaaataaataaaataataagaagATTTTTTTGTATTGCGAAATTAAGAACGTCACGTTCCAAACATGGCattctcttaaaaaaaaaaaacatggcaTTGTCTTTAAAAAACCAAAAGTTTAGGGTGCAATGCAAAACTGCAATGCGCGAAAATATATCTTATTATATATAACGTGTGTTTTCTCATTTAATTTTAGTATCACAATTAAACAGTTAAATTTCTACTTTGAACGAAAAAGTAGATATATACTCGATCGAATAATTGTATTTCTTTTAAcagtttttgttttattttataaaaaaaatctagtTCTCCCTCACATGATTATCAGTTTGTCACATCGAAAGTGATCGATCACAAatgaaattaaacaaaaacataagaTTTTAAAGgtgaaaaacaaaatataaatttcagGTGGAAGGTATATTTCCAGAGCGATGACTTGTCACATGTGCATTGTGATTTATCGTGTCGGGTAACTTTacgtattttaatattttttgtaaatTCATTTACAATCCCTAATATAAAATGAACTTAAAAGttaaaacttaatttttttgtagTTACAAATCAATCAATTACATTTCAATAAAAGAACAtgagtttaaataattaaaaaaaatacagaaACACGAGTACTCTTCAAGTAATTAGGAAAcacgaatatttttttttgaaggaatttttttttttttttgtaggaaacacaatttgaatatatacaccttataatttgaaaaaaaaaaaaaaaaagagagagacaAAGTTACCATTTAAGTTTGACTTATTTGGTTTTCGGTCTTTTAAATAAGTAGTCAACATTGGATTTTGGGCTTCTAGCTAATTTATGTTTTAACTGAATTGAATTTTAGTCATGTTCCTCCAATATACAAGTTAACATATATGATATTTAAAATTGCCGACACAACAgcaaatttgcatttttctgGCACTCTcaggaaagaaaaaaaaaaccaagttaGAATATCAAAATAAtgcttaattataatatatacacGAACTTTAATTAATCTaggagaaaataataataaaaaatgattaaaagcAACAATATGTCAATATCTACAAATTAAGATGCATATATATATGACTTGCTAGCTTAACAAGTGCTGGTCACTGAATTTGACCTTtgcaaagaagaaaaagaattgAAAAAATCAATGCAATCCTCAATGGCTTCGGCCCGCTGGCAATCCAGCTTCTCCGCATACGAACGCGACTTCGCAAACGTAGCCGAAGAAACTTTACGCGGCGGCGGCGACGGCGACGGCGACGGCGACGTCACAAACCACAACGCCATCTCCACCTTTGTCCCGATCTGCCTCAGCAATCTCGCCGGAGAAAACCTCCACCTGTTCATTTTCAAGGATCCCTTGTTGTTTTCTCCGGACTTTGCCGCCGCCCCGG comes from the Henckelia pumila isolate YLH828 chromosome 1, ASM3356847v2, whole genome shotgun sequence genome and includes:
- the LOC140866575 gene encoding uncharacterized protein; translated protein: MRGRVSFSPEPTGAAAKSGENNKGSLKMNRWRFSPARLLRQIGTKVEMALWFVTSPSPSPSPPPRKVSSATFAKSRSYAEKLDCQRAEAIEDCIDFFNSFSSLQRSNSVTSTC